GCACACGAAACACTGGTGTAGGTACATTTTCCAAACTGGGTGTAACTGTTTCACAGATCAGACACAGAACCAGGGCAATCTGTCACTAAGTGACACGTATCCCCTGCCTGAGGCTGTCCCACCGAGCACAACGGCATCTTCTCCTACCTGGCTGTACCTGTCCTTGCACCCCACTCCTGCCTCTATCCCAGAACATGACACCTTGTCCACAACCTGTGTCCTGTTCatcccctttctctcctccctacTTGAATGTCAGCTCCAGCAGGCTGGTGACTGTGTCCTTCTTGATTACCCGGCGCCCTGCCAAGTGCCAGGCACAGAGTATGTGCTCACGAAACTCTGACGGCAACTCACCCAGTTCTCCGTCTTCCTGGCCCGGCGCTCCAGCCCCTTCTGCAGGCGCTCCCCTACGCCTCCGGAGGCCTGAAACTCATCCACCAGCTGCTTGGTGTGGGCCCACTCCTCCTCACTCACGATGGGCTGCAGTGCCTTCAGGTAGTGGTCCAGGGACTGCTGGAGAGGGGGCACAGGCAGCCGTGGCAGTGCATCCTGGTGTGCCTTGAAGCGGCCGGAAGCCTTCATCAAGGAGGAGGGCTTCAGGAAGCCCAGAGGCTTCACCTGCAGGCAGCAGAACATCCTGTTCACTCCCTTCCCAGCTCGGAGCCCTGGCAGTCCCAAAGCTGTAGTCCTGGGCACTTATGTGCCCATTCCTGGGGCAGAGACAGCCTCTTGGGTGGGGCTGGTCCCGGCATCCCAGCCCTAGAGCTGTAGATGTCCCCGCCTCTCCAGGGCCTGGAGATGCGGGTAGGGATGGGGAAGCGTGGGGTATGGCCATGGTTCTTGGCAAGGCTCAGGGGAATCAAGTCAGGATGAATGGCTCCTTGGCGTAGCAGAGGTGAGGGGGACCGCCCACCTGTTGGGTTGCACAGGCCCCTCCTTTCTCACCCTGGAAGAGGAACCAGCCAGCAGAGTGGTGACTGTCCCTCTTGGAGGTTCCCACCTCCTTTTCTCCCACCCTTTCCAGGTTGAGAAatagaagggaagaagagagaatcaCAGAGAGCCAGACAATGGCAGCATCTTCGGGTGAGGGGCCTTGGGCTTCCTCCTGCCTCtgagatgggggaggggtggggtgagggcagTGCTGTGGTGAGAGAGCTGGGTGGCCTGGCATGGAGGGTGAGAGgcggcagagagagagaaagtccaGGAGGCCCTGTAGTGGGCAGAAAGAGAGACAGGAGGGCCCGAGGCTGCTCTTGCAGTGAGCAGGCGAGCGGCAGGAGCTCTGTTCCATaccttctctctctgctgcccatcCTCCTCCATGGCAGGACCAAGGTTCTGGGCCCTGTCTGCCTTGGTTGGATCTCTAAGCCTAACTGTGCTACCAAGTGGGCGAGCAGAACCTAGCCAGAGGCAGCCACTTGCCTGGGCTGGAAAGAGAAGACAAGAGCCAAGATTCAGGGGGAGGCAGGTGGCAGTGGCAATGGCTGTGGTGGCATCAGGGGTTGTGGCAGTGGCAGGGGAAGCTCCTGAACTCTAGAAGCTACTCCACCCTCCCGAGCTCCCAGAAGTAGAGGAATGGGGAGCAGGTGAGAGGGCTGGTGGGGGGCATTCCAGTAGAAGGGAACCTGGAAAGTTCTTTCTCCTCTGCATGGGCTCAGTGCCAGGGAGGCAGGCCaagaagtaataaaaaaatcCACCTGTCAGAATCTGTGAAGATCTTTTTGATGAGAGAAAACTTGGCTGGAGGGCAGAGACTGCCTGGCCTCTGAGGTTACACCACAGCCCTGGGATCGGTCCTGAAATTAGGGTTGGTGCAGGGGAGCAGACACCAGGAAAAGGCCATCAGTGGATGGGACAGCCAGAAGCCCTGCctatttcctgtttctctccaGGACTCCTGGGACCCATCTGAGCCATCCCTCTACCAACACTCATTTTTTCCTGAGCTGTGGCTCATTCAGCTGGGGTCCAAGAGTGGAGGACTTTTGGtatgaaaaataaaccaaaggaCGCTGTGATTGGGCTGGATTTGAATGAGCAGCTCCAGGGGACTCTGGGCAAGTCcctccttgcctcagtttccctgacAGGAAAGTAACCAGGCTAGTCGGATGGTTCTGGAGAATGACCTAGAGGCTATTTGTGGGATGAGATGCAGCTTGAGAGACAAGTGACGGGTGCAGTGGAGGTTCAGGGTGTTGCAACACCTAGAAGAGCCTCTGAGCGTGAGCCTGGATGCACCCTCTGCCCTCTGGCCCGGTAGTGTGTGTCTGAGATAGTGAGACACCAGCAACATATGCTTGGATCAAGGATGGAAGGAACTGAAATTAGGCTAGCATCCAGGCTGCCCTCTGGGGAGGACTGAGGGGTACATACAGCCAGGGTGGGGAAGTCGGCTGGAGAGGAAGATACAGCCAGGGTGGGGAAGGGGACTGGAGGGGAGGGAGGCCATGGGGCTGCCACCTGCCAGTTCTGAGCCCTTTTTGAGCAGCCTAGCTTGATGCCTCTGCGTCTTTCTCTGGCCACACACAATTCCCCAGGGACCATCTGATAAACCAAACGAGCCTGACCAACTAACTGGACAGGGTCGGAGAAGTGGCTCTGGCCTAAGCATACGACTGGTGTGTGAGAATAACTGGGAGAGTGAGCACGGGTCTGGACGCTCCTGGTCTCTCTCCCCCACCGGCCTGTCTCTGGGTCTAAGGGTGGGGGTGCTAACTGAAGCCGGGTCCCCCCTGTCTTTCCCGGGTCGTTGGAATTGAATGCTCCAGGACGTGGGTTCAATCCCACTTCTGACATTGCGCCCGAATCTCCCGCTCTGCCAAACCTGGGACGCCCGCctgaccccaccccaccccatcagCTGGAGGCCGGGTTGGATAGCGGCCGCAGCACGAGGTCTCCGCTCCTGGGCGCAACCGCACAGCCCACCCACGCCGTC
This window of the Piliocolobus tephrosceles isolate RC106 unplaced genomic scaffold, ASM277652v3 unscaffolded_23631, whole genome shotgun sequence genome carries:
- the LOC113221351 gene encoding carnitine O-acetyltransferase-like encodes the protein MEEDGQQREKVKPLGFLKPSSLMKASGRFKAHQDALPRLPVPPLQQSLDHYLKALQPIVSEEEWAHTKQLVDEFQASGGVGERLQKGLERRARKTENWVSCRQSF